Proteins from a genomic interval of Lolium perenne isolate Kyuss_39 chromosome 1, Kyuss_2.0, whole genome shotgun sequence:
- the LOC127307915 gene encoding uncharacterized protein, whose amino-acid sequence MIAEEDKPLIGGSAPGHRKSKPRQRMDGYCMLNADYFTDDPLHDDTVFRHHFWMSRKLFLKIVENLREINYFKLKRDSVDELGFSTIQKCTVALRMLAYGIAGDTQDDYRIMAESMAIDCIYRFCRAIVAVFGETY is encoded by the coding sequence ATGATCGCCGAGGAGGACAAGCCACTCATTGGTGGCTCTGCGCCAGGGCACCGCAAGAGCAAGCCAAGGCAGAGGATGGATGGCTACTGCATGCTCAACGCCGACTACTTCACCGACGATCCGCTGCACGACGATACCGTATTCCGCCATCATTTTTGGATGAGTAGGAAACTCTTTCTGAAGATAGTCGAGAATTTGAGGGAGATCAACTACTTCAAATTGAAGAGAGACTCCGTTGACGAGCTTGGTTTCTCGACAATTCAGAAATGCACAGTGGCTCTTCGGATGCTTGCCTATGGAATTGCAGGTGATACACAGGATGACTATCGGATCATGGCAGAGTCCATGGCCATTGATTGCATTTATAGATTCTGCAGGGCAATTGTGGCGGTGTTTGGAGAGACCTATTGA